A part of Acomys russatus chromosome 21, mAcoRus1.1, whole genome shotgun sequence genomic DNA contains:
- the Slc18b1 gene encoding MFS-type transporter SLC18B1, whose amino-acid sequence MNLGCMMTYSILGPFFPKEAEKKGASNTMIGMIFGCYALFELLASLVFGKHLVYIGAKFMFIAGMFISGGVTILFGVLDQLPEGPIFITMCFLVRIVDAIGFGAAITASSSILAKAFPNNVATVMGSLEVFSGLGLVAGPPLGGVLYQSFGYEVPFILLGCTVLLLIPLNLCILPSYESDPSQQSFWKLITLPKVGLTAFVIISLSSCFGFLDPNLSLFVMKKFGLSAGYVGLVFLGLSLSYTISSPLFGLLSDKMPNLRKWFLVFGNLITAGCYMLLGPIPVLHIKSQLWLLVLVLLVNGISAGMSIIPTFPEMLSCAYENGFEEGIGTLGLVSGLVGAMWSIGAFLGPTLGGFLCEKIGFEWAAAIQGLWTLISGLVMGLFYLREHSKTRRRSKAQNIVGTEEEQAVLLPNDS is encoded by the exons ATGAACTTAGGCTGCATGATGACCTATTCCATCCTTGGACCGTTTTTCCCTAAGGAG GCAGAAAAGAAGGGGGCCAGCAACACCATGATTGGGATGATATTTGGATGTTATGCTTTATTTGAGTTGCTGGCATCTTTGGTGTTTGGGAAACAT CTTGTTTACATTGGAGCCAAATTTATGTTTATAGCAGGAATGTTTATCTCAGGAGGAGTTACCATTCTTTTTGG TGTCTTGGATCAGCTTCCAGAAGGacccatatttattaccatgtGCTTTCTGGTGAGAATAGTAGATGCCATAGGCTTTGGCGCAGCCATAACGGCATCGTCTTCCATCCTCGCAAAAGCTTTCCCAAATAATGTGGCTACAGTCATG gGAAGTCTTGAAGTCTTCTCTGGACTGGGGCTGGTGGCAGGCCCCCCTCTAGGGGGTGTGCTGTACCAGTCCTTTGGCTATGAAGTGCCTTTTATTCTTCTGGGGTGCACGGTCCTGCTGCTGATACCACTCAACCTATGTATTTTGCCAAGTTACG aGTCTGATCCAAGCCAACAGTCCTTCTGGAAACTCATCACCTTGCCCAAGGTGGGCCTCACAGCCTTCGTCATCATCTCACTCAGCTCCTGCTTTGGTTTCCTTGATCCAAACCTGTCTCTCTTTGTCATGAAGAAG TTTGGTTTGTCAGCTGGATACGTGGGACTGGTCTTCCTGGGTCTGTCGCTGTCCTACACCATTTCTTCGCCGCTGTTTGGTCTACTCAGTGATAAGATGCCT AATCTGCGGAaatggtttctggtttttggaAATTTAATTACAGCTGGGTGCTACATGCTCTTAGGACCCATACCCGTTCTTCACATTAAAAG TCAGCTCTGGCtcctggtgctggtgctgcttgTGAATGGCATCTCTGCAGGAATGAGCATCATCCCGACGTTTCCCGAGATGCTCAGCTGTGCGTA TGAAAATGGGTTTGAAGAGGGAATAGGCACACTGGGACTCGTATCTGGTCTTGTTGGTGCCATGTGGTCCATTGG TGCTTTCCTGGGACCAACACTGGGCGGATTTCTGTGTGAGAAAATTGGTTTCGAGTGGGCAGCAGCTATCCAAGGCCTATGGACTCTGATAAGT GGACTTGTGATGGGCTTATTTTACCTCCGGGAGCACTCCAAGACTAGAAGAAG ATCTAAAGCACAAAACATCGTTGGCACAGAGGAGGAACAAGCTGTTCTCTTGCCTAATGACTCCTAG